A genomic stretch from Aedes albopictus strain Foshan chromosome 2, AalbF5, whole genome shotgun sequence includes:
- the LOC109398524 gene encoding uncharacterized protein LOC109398524, whose amino-acid sequence MPDYAEVAGCSSFKNDLGGSPSYDNYGAYASTTLVGRSTGNHVAGIGTSSNGTPSVPSGAPMFAQNQFDGKNVYSAPTSCHYNNFINQHQLRHQQQLHQPPNGSIGAAGVEPKRPGGSYGGSMKSQKMNIIENRMADMMNNLGHSQTSVASASPGLPGSPYGGSSVSNLNANSSSNLLPASSSGASVSVPHTPLFGTIKRTTKYNKIGYNKDNKLNFGDNGRSTEQPLFIKSKYDGTWSSVPSTAASSANNINMINNSPYHQQLQHHHQSHSQLPSSSLSLLGHHHQPSTTTTTTSHQFAGKGPGSSNILDPLPNDDGCGASSASANNLDNQQIQNNNPSGSNGSSSSSNGSGSSNNGSNSGSHNGTGSSSQNYLTSFGKTDNV is encoded by the coding sequence ATGCCCGACTACGCCGAGGTGGCCGGTTGCTCATCCTTCAAAAACGACCTCGGTGGATCACCCTCCTACGATAACTACGGTGCGTATGCTTCCACCACCCTGGTCGGTCGCTCAACTGGCAATCACGTCGCCGGCATTGGCACCAGTTCCAACGGGACGCCGTCAGTGCCATCCGGTGCACCGATGTTCGCCCAGAATCAATTCGATGGGAAAAATGTCTACTCGGCCCCGACGAGCTGCCATTACAATAATTTCATAAATCAACATCAACTGCGCCATCAGCAACAATTGCATCAACCGCCCAACGGGTCCATCGGAGCTGCTGGGGTGGAACCGAAGCGGCCCGGGGGCTCGTACGGGGGCAGCATGAAGAGCCAGAAGATGAACATCATCGAAAACCGGATGGCCGACATGATGAACAACCTGGGCCACAGCCAGACCTCGGTGGCATCGGCCTCGCCTGGCCTTCCCGGGTCACCATATGGCGGCTCCAGCGTGAGTAATCTCAACGCAAACAGCAGCAGTAATCTACTTCCGGCGTCGTCCTCCGGGGCCAGTGTAAGCGTTCCACATACGCCCCTCTTCGGCACCATCAAGCGAACGACAAAATACAACAAAATAGGCTACAATAAGGATAATAAACTCAATTTCGGCGATAATGGACGTTCAACCGAGCAGCCATTGTTCATCAAGTCCAAGTACGACGGAACGTGGTCCTCGGTTCCCAGCACGGCGGCCTCGTCAGCAAACAACATAAATATGATTAATAATTCGCCATATCACCAGCAGCTACAACATCATCATCAATCGCACAGCcagttgccgtcgtcgtcgttatcCTTGTTGGGTCATCATCATCagccgtcgacgacgacgacgacgacatcgcATCAGTTTGCCGGCAAAGGTCCCGGAAGCTCCAACATTTTGGATCCCTTGCCGAACGACGACGGTTGCGGTGCTAGTAGCGCTTCAGCTAATAATTTAGATAATCAGCAAATACAGAATAATAATCCCAGCGGCAGCAACGGAAGCAGCAGCAGTTCCAatggcagcggcagcagcaacaaTGGTAGTAATAGTGGAAGCCACAATGGAACCGGTAGTAGCTCACAGAATTATTTAACCAGCTTTGGCAAAACGGATAATGTGTAA